Genomic segment of Shewanella sp. OMA3-2:
AGTTTTTAGCTGAAAATCCAGCAGAATTTGATCCTCGTAAATTCTTGAAGGCTTCAATGGAAGCTATGGCTGACATTTGTACTACACGCTATGAAGCATTTGGATGTGCTGGTATGGCATCTAAAATTAAGCCTAAGTCTTTACAGGCTATGTATAAAGCTTATCAGTCTGGTGAGTTAGACCCAAAAATAGTCTAATTAATCGCCGCGTTAAAGCCCGCCAGACTTAGGTTTCGGCGGGTTTTTTTGTTTAATAGAACTTATTGTTATCTTGGTGAGCTGGATATTATCGCCAAACTGAAACTGTAATCTGCTAACAGTACACTTAAATACCGATCTATTTTCTTGATTCATCCTTAATCACAAATATTAGCGAAACCGCAATTATGCCAACAACGACAGACAAACCCTTATCTCTATTTAGCTTAACCTGGCCATTATTTATTGATTTTGCGCTGCATTTTTTAACAGCAGCACTAAACACATTTATGATAAGCCATGTGTCTTATCAAGGCGTAGCCGCTTTGTCTGTGGGTAATATGGTATTTGAATTAGCCATTACCTTATTTAGTTTTGTCAGTATTGGTGCCAGCGTGGTGATAACCCAATATCTTGGTGCTAAAAACAAAACGGCTGCTCGTGATGTTGTTTACTCGGCAATCGGTTTTAATTTAGGTGTGGGAGTGGTTGCCGCGCTGGGCGTTATCGCAGGTGCCAGCTCTATTCTTTACTTAATGAATTTACCCGAGCATTTACTTGCAGACGGTAAGTTATATTTACAAATTGTTGGCTTATGTTTAATTCCTGAAGCTATGGCAATGTGTATTGCAGGAGCAATGCGTGCTCATGGTCATACCTTGCAAGCAATGTGGGTAACATTAGCGATGAATATTATTACATTTATCGGTAATTTGCTTTTACTCTATGGCTGGTTTGGCTTGCCAGAAATGGGTGTGGCAGGCGTGGCAATTAGCACTGTGACAGGGCGCATTATTGGCGTGTGTATTATGTTGGTTCTTTTTGTGCGTTATACCGGAATTCGCCTACATATCCCCTCGATTATGCAACCGAAATGGACAATGCTTAAAAAAGTGTTTCACATTGGTTTACCCGCAGCGGGAGAGAGTCTGTCATGGATGTTGCAATTTTTAGTGGTGACCTCATTTGTCGGCTTGATGGGCGATAAAGCATTAGCCGCACAGTCGTTATATTTTCAAATCTGTATGTTTATTTTGTTATTTGGTTTATCCATAGGTATTGGTAATGAAATCATTATAGGTCACTTAGTGGGGGCTAAAGCGATTAAAGCTGTCGAAAAACAAATGTATCGTGCATTGAAGTTAGGTTTAATTGTAACCACTTCAGTGGCTGCGTTCGCCACTATTTGGGGCCAAGATCTGGTGGCCTTGTTTACCGATGAAATAGATGTGCTGCAACTGGTGGCCCCGTTATTTATTCTTACCTTGTTTATGGAGCCAGGACGCACATTTAATTTAGTGGTGATTAATGCATTACGTGCCAGTGGTGATGCCAAATTTCCGTTTTTTGTGGGTGTTTTTTCTATGTGGTGTATTGCGGTTCCAGGGGCATATTGGCTTGGTATCCATTTAGAATATGGTTTGGTTGGTATATGGGTGGCTTTGGCAGTGGATGAATGGGTGCGAGGGTTAGCCATGTTATGGCGTTGGCGCAGCGGACGTTGGCAATCAAAAAGTCTAGTACTAGACCATGATTAGCCACAGTTAAAGAGACTATACCATTCAGTCTGTTTTTCAATTGTGGTGTCAAAGTGTTAATATGCGTCCGATTTTGAGCGGATTAACGTAAAGAAAAGGATCTAATGATATGAGAAAATTGCTTTTAGCTGCTGCAATAACATTAGCAATACCATTAACAGCTCAAGCTGGTGCTGATTTTGTTGAAGGCGATGACACATTTGGTGGGGAAGCTGAATTAGGTGCAACCTTAACTACAGGTAACACTGATACATCCTCTTTTAAGGCTCGTTTAGATTTGAAGCATGAGCTAGGTGATTGGGAAAACCAATACCTGTTTGAGGGACTTTATAAAGAAGATACCGGCGATGTCACTGCAAAACGTTACTTTGTTGGTATTCAAGGTGATTATCAAATTAACGATCGCAGCTATATTTTTGCTAATAGCAACTATGAGGTCGATCCTTTTACCGGTTATGATTTTACCTCAACAACCTCTTCAGGTTATGGTCATCGTATTATTGATACCGCAGACACATCTTTAAAAGCTGAACTTGGTCCTGGTTATATTTATCAACGTTTGGATGAAGAGACTGCTTTAGTTGAAGGCTATGACTCAACAGACAGTGTTGTGGCTCACGCCGTGTTAAATTATCAAACTAAGATCAGTGACTCATCAAAGTTTCAACAACGTTTTGTTGCCGACTGGGGTGAAAAGTTAGATGCACGCTCTGAAACATCATTAACTGCCAATATTGTCGGCGCATTGGCAATGAAATTTGCCGTTATTGTGCGTTATAATAGCGAGCCGCTAGAAGGTAAAGAAAGCACTGATACAGAAACTAATATGACCTTGTTATATGCGTTTTAATTTTTCTGTTTGAGTGTTTTTACATCAATATAGCTGGCAATAGTCAGCTATATTTTTATATCCTAGTTTTAATATTGTATTTAACATAGTAGCCGCTTAAATTTCAGCGTGTTGCATTTTAACATTGATTGTAACTGATTAAATTAAATTAAGATTATAAGAGATTTTTACTAATCTATAGTAAGATTATTGATATCGAATATTCGAATTGAGTGGATCAGTGGCAAAGGTAAAAGTTAAACAAGAAGAAGCGCTTTCGGTTAAATTTAGCCATCAAATGGGCACGGGCGCTCAACGAACTTTTGACTTGTACTTTTTCTTGCCTAATGAAATGTCGATCGGCAGTAATACCTTAAATGAGGAAGAATACTATTACAGTGGTATTGTTGGCCGGCGTTCATATTACTCCAAAGGACTGCATTTACCCTTAGTTCAATCGCGTTTTGCCAGTTTGAATAAACGTACTTTGGAAGAGTTTCGTTTATATCTAAATTTATTTGCTTATCAATTTGCTGTCGCGATTGAAACCGATGCTAAAGAGCTACGCCAAAAGTCTGAGGCAAATGATTTCTACCCCGTCTTAAATGATTTGTGCGAACTTGTCGCGCAGTTATTAAAAAAATTCCGCCGCAATGAACCCAGTGAAGAAAAGTGGAAGTCATATTTTGAGCATGCCGACAATTATTTGTCTTGGTTTTGTGAACAGCAATTGCTTAAAACCCTAGCATCTCGACCACGTAGTGCTGAGTATAGTGACATTACCGAGAAAGTTATTTTACTGTGTCGCAATGAAAATCAATATCGTGAAGTAGAAAAGCGTTATAACTCGACTCAAACCAAGCAAGATGCCAACCGTATCTCTAATAAAATGTTACTGCTCCGTCGGCTTATCCAGCAAGGAGTCGTTTTAAAAGAAGAGTTGAAGCCATTAGGCATAGGTTTGAAGAAGTTTGTCACAGGATTAGCTACAGGGTTAGTCATGCTTATTGTGTCGGCACTTATTTTTAAGGCTCAAGGCTTCTTTGATGGGCTGACTATGACCTTATTACTGACCTTGGCGGTGATCTATGGTTTTCGTGAGATATTTAAAGAAGATATTCGCAATGCCATGTGGCGTCTTATTCAGCGCGGGCGACCGCGTTGGAGTCGAATATTACGCGATACCACTACGCAAGCGATTGTCGCTAAGCAGTTAGTGTGGCTGGATTTCATTCGCCCGCAAGACATTCCGAAACATGTCGCAGAGATTATGAAACAACGCCATAGCCAAAATAAGGTAGACACCACAGCATTGCATTATCGTATAGCGACTAAAGTCACCAATAAACCTTTTGAAGCAGGATATTCGCAAATTCAAGAGCAAGTGAATTTCAGTTTAATTCCCTTTGCCAGATATCTTGAACGTGGCAAAGCAAAAATCTACCATGAGTCAGAAGGGAAGGTGAGTCATGAATCTGTAGAGCGCCGCTATCAGCTTAATTTAGTTGCAGTGCTTAAAGATGGTAAAGAAGCCCCCGAGTACGCTCGCTTTAAAGTGACCATGAACCGTTCAAGTATTATTGAAATAACCGAAAGCAAATTACCAGGCAATGTTAACCCATTTAGTATTGAGCAAGATTAATGAGCTTAATCTAGAGGTTATCTGCTTTCATTATCAAACGTTCGGGTAAAAGCCTGGCAAATATTTTGGTCACCTGATTGCTTAGCACGCTTTAATGCCACATCAGCATTGATGAGGTATTGTTCAAGGCTTTGCGATGCTAAATAGCCTGCTATACCAATATTGATACCTTCATCTAAATTTTTCATCGCGAGCTTTTTCAGCATTTCAATGGCAAACAAATGGGTTTGGGTTGCATCAGTGTGAGGTAGAAGTAGTATTAACTTACCCAGTTGCCAATGTGCCAATTGATAGTTTGTTGGCAGGTCTATCAATATTTGAACTTCAATATCTTGTTGGCGTTTTTCAAGCTGGCTTATATCACCCATATTACTAAAAATACCTTCTGGGTTAATATCCATCACAAGCAAACTTGAACTCGCTTTAATATTTTCGCTGGTGTTGTTGAAGTTGTTTTCTAAATCAACTAGGCGCATCACCATACTGCTTTTTGAGGCTATCATACTTTGGTTGATTAATGGGCCAGCGGCATTGGTTTCTACCGTAAAGATAAGGTATTCAATGTCCCCTTCAAGAGACATATGGCCTATAACGGTAATTTTTAAGCTTTTAGTAAAACGGCTTTGTTCAAATGGCGTAACATGACCTTGCCACTCACCAAGTAGGGTCACCTGAGTGAGGATGTTACTCCAAATGTCACTAATGTCGGTGCCCAATAGTGTCTTAATATCTACCTGGTGATCACCGTGCAACTGCATCAAATTATCAAAGCTATGATTGCAGTTAATCACCTTACCTTGAGCGTTAGTTAAC
This window contains:
- a CDS encoding MATE family efflux transporter — protein: MPTTTDKPLSLFSLTWPLFIDFALHFLTAALNTFMISHVSYQGVAALSVGNMVFELAITLFSFVSIGASVVITQYLGAKNKTAARDVVYSAIGFNLGVGVVAALGVIAGASSILYLMNLPEHLLADGKLYLQIVGLCLIPEAMAMCIAGAMRAHGHTLQAMWVTLAMNIITFIGNLLLLYGWFGLPEMGVAGVAISTVTGRIIGVCIMLVLFVRYTGIRLHIPSIMQPKWTMLKKVFHIGLPAAGESLSWMLQFLVVTSFVGLMGDKALAAQSLYFQICMFILLFGLSIGIGNEIIIGHLVGAKAIKAVEKQMYRALKLGLIVTTSVAAFATIWGQDLVALFTDEIDVLQLVAPLFILTLFMEPGRTFNLVVINALRASGDAKFPFFVGVFSMWCIAVPGAYWLGIHLEYGLVGIWVALAVDEWVRGLAMLWRWRSGRWQSKSLVLDHD
- a CDS encoding DUF481 domain-containing protein, whose protein sequence is MRKLLLAAAITLAIPLTAQAGADFVEGDDTFGGEAELGATLTTGNTDTSSFKARLDLKHELGDWENQYLFEGLYKEDTGDVTAKRYFVGIQGDYQINDRSYIFANSNYEVDPFTGYDFTSTTSSGYGHRIIDTADTSLKAELGPGYIYQRLDEETALVEGYDSTDSVVAHAVLNYQTKISDSSKFQQRFVADWGEKLDARSETSLTANIVGALAMKFAVIVRYNSEPLEGKESTDTETNMTLLYAF